The Salvelinus namaycush isolate Seneca chromosome 5, SaNama_1.0, whole genome shotgun sequence genome segment tggcatgctggagaagtgtgcccttcatggatgaatcccggtttcaactgtaccgggcaaatggcagacagcgtgtatggcgtcatgtgggcgagcggtttgctgatgtcaagttgtgagcagagtgccccatgatggcggtggggttatggtatgggcaggcataagctacggaaaaACAAACGCAATTGCATTTTAtaaatggcaatttgaatgcacagagataccatgaggcccattgttgtgccattcatcatgttcagtgtatattccccatcagaacccaaaatgagCTTATTTTAAGCAATTGTAACCAATGTTAAACATGGTGAATATCATTTCAAATTATGGATATTTgttccttgcatccatagcctatgaatgaatgtttacatttctccagccccataaAGGAGTGGAGGGATGACTGCTTTATCATTTTAACCGCAGATTGGCCTAAATTTCAAGTGTCAAATTTATGAATATCATCAGTCTAACATcgccacttggtatggcaactgctcagcatccaaATACAAGGCGCTAGACTAGAGGGTAGTGCTTATGGTCCAGTACATAACttgggctgagctccctgccatccaggatctctaacccaggcagtgtcagaaggccctaaaaattgtttgactccagccacccaagtcacagtTCTGATAACAGGGAAaactgatgcaccaagtctggaaccaacaagacACTGCACAGCTCCTACCCACCTGCTTGTTAACCAATAGCTATAGATGATCTGCATTCACCCTTTTTTGCCCTCTTGACTTGTCACCATTCATCCCATTGCCTAGTCACTTATCTACTTCAATTCCTTAGTACCCCTGCACAACCTGGTACCCTGTGTCTCTAGCCAGGTTATGGTTAGTCAGTGTTATTTTCATTTATTGCTCTCCACTGTTGGGAACAGCCCATAAGCAAGCAGTTCAGTTAGTCTACACCTATTTACAAAGCTTGTGAACATTTGATTAGTCACACCCAATAGCCAACTGAGCAAGTCAGAATTACATTAGCCCTATATAATTTCCAGCAATCACATCTGTAACCCTAATGTAGCCATTATGTGTAGTCAATTATTGTGCAGAGGCCTTAACTAGCATCAGTTTCCACCACATATCAAGTAAAAATGATCACTTAAATTCATGGTCAAATGTTTTTATTATTGAAAAACAGGAAGTGTCAGTCAGCCTCCATTTtaatcctcctcttcctcatcagcTCCCCCAGCACCACCCTGGCCCTTCTTGGCATTCTTTCTCTTGACACGGCCGGGGCGTCCGCCACCGTATGGTGAACGCAGGGAGAAGTCAATGTGCTTCTGGCTGTCCAGGCGCACCACGAAGGAGGGGATGTTGACCACCTGCTTGCGCACActggagggagaaaggagaacTCAGTAAGTGGTTTGTTCCTCCCCACTTAATAACATAGACAAATAACCATCGAGCTGTGAATAGTTTGGCATCAATGACAGGCCTCATTCACGAGGAATTCTTGACACCACAGGAAGTCTGAATATTAATTTTAATCATCGGCCTGCCTGATGAGGTAAAGTACTCTTACCAATCTAAATTGAAGACCATGCAATTGCCTAACAAGTTAAATACACTTGACAGTTTGCCGTGACCATTGCTCCATATATCTGCTCGAGGTGCAATTCTCCATACGTTACCTGTCAGCAAATAAGACAGCAGCAGTCTGCCTCTCGCTTGGCTCTGAGCAGTCTTATAGACAAGGTATACAGTCTGTTACTGCATTGACCTTGCTGAAACTGTTTTCCCACTCGATGGGCAGGATTGGCTCTGGGCAGTCATAGACAAGGTATACGGTTTGTTACCGAATTGACCTTGCTGAAATGTTAAACCACACTCAGGGATGAGCTATCGTTTGAGGCCCTCTAAGGATTGAGAAAGTAACTCATGAGTTGTGCAGTTTCAACTCATAATAGTTAACTGAACAGTTAGTGTAGGCATGTGAGATCATTTTAGACATGTACATGTTACAAATGGTTTAACAACCAGTCACAAGTTCATCATAGAGCCTGTTTAAAATAACAGACCAGTGTAATGATCTACCGACTTGTCCTTTCTAGCATGGCCATCTAGTGACCATCAACAGCTTACCGGATGTGCCTCTGGCGGATGAGAACTCGGGCGTGGTGGATGCTCTTAGCAAGGCCCAGCTTGAAGACCTGAGTCTGGAGCCTCCTCTCCAAGAAGTCCTCCACCTTCAGGCCCAGGATGTAATCGAGCTTCATCTTGCCCTCATCCAGCACACCGATCCTCACCAGACGCCTGAGCAGGGCGTTACCTAGGAGACAGGATGCAGCCATTTTAAGTCACTGATCACAGCGTAGGgcctaatcagggactgattgaGATCTAGAAccccaggtgggtgcaattaattcaGGTAGAACAGAACCAGCAGTAATCTGGACCTCTTAAGGTAAAATCTGAATACCCCCGATTTAAGGCATCTAGAAATCTGACTGACGGCCTCATTCACGAGGAATTCTTGACACCACAGACAATCTGAATATCGAATATTTAAATCATTGGCCGATATCTGACTAGCTAACAGCTCAAAGGACTTCTAGAAACAGTCAAAATATAGCTCAGAGAACAATCTAGCTGTGGTGTACCTTCAAAAAGACGCTTGGGGTCCTTCTCATCCAGAGTGAGCAGCTCTCTGGCGGCCTTGCGGATCTTGGCCAGGGTGAACTTCACCCTCCACACCTCACGCTTGTTCCTCAGACCATACTCCCCTGAGAGATTAAAGTTAATTTAATGAAAAAATACATGGTATTTAGAGACCTGCATATTCATATATAAATCAAAACCTGCTATTTGCACACATACCGATAAGTTTAAGCTCCTGGTCGAGACGAGACTTCTCGAAGGGGCGGCGGGGGGTGACGTATGTCTTGCGACAAACCCAACTCCTGGCAACGGGCATGGTGGATCAAAGTGCCTGAGGAATAAGAATTGATATGGCTGTTCAGTTCCAACATTGCGATTACACATGTGATTATACTGAATTTCAACCCATGTTAATTATTCTGCAGTCCATCTTTAGTCATACACCCATGAATATTTAACGTTTAATAAGGCAGTTAAGCTATTAGCAAAATATAAGTAGATTTAGTTGTATGGATCAGGGTCAGTTCACCGTGACAGGCCCCGATATTGTTTACTCCGTAACTTGGCTGGCGAAACCAAGTGGGAACTTGTTGGCCATTTAACTAGCGTCAAAAGGACTCACAAATAGACAATTTATATTAAGGAATTTGTTTCCCAACCTATACAACTTCAAATTGTAAATGTAGTTTGATAGAGTGTAAAGCTTTTGAGAAGATGCAGAGAAATCCAGCATAGTAACGTCTGCTATGTCACtcttgctaactagctagcgttAGCGTGCTAACAACGTTGTACAGTGCGTGTACGACCGACATGATCGAATAAGGCAGAAGTTATGCCAAAAATATACAAACGATGTTGGTCGGTGTAACCGAAATGCACAACTAAACGAATAAATACATTACTTCTCAACATTGCGACCCTACTTCTATGGAAAAACAATACAAACTAAAGCGCATAGTACGTTATTACCTGTGTTCCACAGGCCAGTGCGATAAAGAGGAAGTCAAATTGGATTTCTCCATTATTTATATGGATCCCACGAACTACATTTCCCATAAATATGTGACGACACCACTTCAAAGCAGCAGTTGGTGCTGTAAATACCTCCATCTGTTGTTCAACTTTAAAACTACAGCTTTGTTCGTCAAACTAAAAACGTTTCTGTTTACTTGCTGAACAAGAACAACTAACTTTTCAAACAACTATCTAGTCTAGTGTACTACACGGAATGAACGTTGGATCACCTAGGTATGCCATGTATTATTTTGTGAGCTGTTGTGTAGGACTCTGTTCGGTTATTGAATATTGtttagaaaatatcaaaaaaaaTGTGTAACGTTATGTGTGTTGGCCCGGCATCCTATGTAGgggctgtctctctgtgtgtgtgtgtgtgtgtgtgtgtgtgtgtgtgtgcgtgtgtgtgtgtgtgtgtgtgtgtgtgtgtgtgtgtgtgtgtgtgtgtgtgtgtgtgtgtgtgtgtgtgtgtgtgtgtgtgtgtgtgtgcgagagaccCAGCTGTCACAAATCTCTGACAGCCACCACTGTCAGTGCtactgggagacagagagcagagatgtAGACACAACAAATGGACCAGTCTGAGTGTGTTGATTGATTATTTTTCTTTCATAAGGGTAGCTAATGCTTTTAGAAAAGTGATAGCCTACTAACCACCACACCCACTCAAACGACATGTTGCACGTGCACTCACAACAGAAGAGCGTGCATATGGTACCTAGGAGTAGGCTAATTGatagagagggggtggaggtggcagagagagagagagacagggactaTTTATAACACCCTGAAACGGGACCCTTTACATGTGTTTCTGTCTGTCAGGCCGACCAactgacaggctgacagacacacAGCAGTGTTCTTTCTAACTTCTCTGCCATATCCTGTCTTCCTACCTAGACGGGCTGACTTTCTTAGTTTAGGGTgtttgttttaatttttttaaactgaGAGGTTGACTGTTGACAGTTATCCTTCTGACTTTACAGCTCTTCCTCTCATTCACTTGGACCTTCTGTGTTTTCATCACTTGGATTCTACTCTCTTCTTAGATTTTCCTGCCTTgttttttcatctcctctgagCATACCatcctctccctttcccccttcACCCTCTCTTGTCCTCCCATCTCTccaccattccctctctcctgGTGGTTTTCGGGCTATGCACCATGCTCTCTTCTCCTGCAATGATTCTTCAGCCTTACGGACTGCCCGTCTATCCCCAGGGTCCCCAATGTTACCCCAGCCTAGTACAGGTaatctacctctgtctctctccttgttcCTACCATGTTTTAGGCCGGGTGTGTAGCATTGGATGTCTTTCTTGGTACTCTGTCAGTAGACCCAGAGCCACATACAGAGATCAGCAAACTATCCTGCATAGCTGTTGGTGCAAACATGGCCCCCATTGAATTCTGTATACATGGCTCTCATCTCAAGCGTCATTGAGATAGTTTGGTTTTGAGTCACTGGATATGCTGAATCACTGGCCCGGGGAATGACATGTCATCATGACACAAACAACAGATTGGAGGGCCTGTTTGTGAAATGGAAAGGGACATTCAGATTAAATGTATTCAGGCCCAGTATTACACATTATAAAGGATACTGTTTGTGTTTGTCATGATGATTATAGCAAAGTGGTTTATTGAACTAGATTTCAAAAGAATCCAAATTATGATGTTTAGTTCAGAGTAGTTCACAGCAAAATGATGTGGTTGTTCACAGCAACTGgttgccagtgtagatttgtgTCATGAGATTGCAAACAGCTGTATCTAGGCCTAAGTACTGTTGATAGGGCCAAACCCATTTGTTTTAAATGCAATGACACACTGGCAGTTATATTTCATCTGCAGGTCTCAGTGGTGGTtttgttagagtgtgtgtgtgtgtgtgtgtgtgtgtatgtgtgtgtgtgtgtgtgtgtgtgtgtgtgtgtgtgtgtgtgtgtgtgtgtgtgtgtgtgagtccctGACAACCCGTTGGTGAATGCCAGCACAGATATGATGTGTGTCTGGAATCTGTCTTCCTTGTCTCTCTGTGTCACAGCCCCTGTATTTTTAGCCTATTCCTTGAAAAGTAgattaacacagagagagaaggctCCCCTGTCATGCTATCCTGATAGTGTGTAGCCTACGTAGGGGGATGAGGACCAGTGTACTGTGCTATGATCAGAACATACCAGCGGAGTAAAATGTCTGACGATCTGTGTTTGTGATAATATTACCTGTTCCATATTACggtatactgtatgtaatatacactaagtgtacaaatcattaggaacaccttcctaatattgagtttcacccctttttgccctcagaacagcctcaatttgtcgggcatggactctacaaggtgtcaaaagcattccacagggatgttggcccatgttgactaaaGTGTATCCCACAGTTGTGCCAAATTGGCTGGATGTGTTTTGGGTGgtcgaccattcttgatacacataggaaactgttgagcgtgaaatccagcagcgttgcggttcttgacacactcaaatctgtgtgcctggcacctactaccataacccattattaaatattttgtcttgcccattcaccctctgaatggcacaccgacacaatccatgtctcagttgtcccaaggcttacaaatccttctttaacctgtcttctccccttcatttacactgactTAAGTggttttaacaggtgacatcaatttggtagcatagctttcacctggattcacctggtcagtctgtgtcatggaaagatgttttgtacactcagtgtaaacatactgaatatAGTAGGCCGTAGggtgtgtgagtgtttttgtttGTGCGTTTGTATCCCCGGCTATATGAGCCCTCTTAAAGGTCACATCAGCAGTTTCCTGTGTAAATCCTCCAGCAGCTGTCCCAGCAACCACCTGTCTCAGATCCAGTGACCTTTGACCCTGAGACCTGACAGCTGAATagggggaggaaggacagagggTAACAAATGGCAATCAAAAAAAGACTGCAAGGAATAAAGTTGAGACACATGGAGAGATACTGTGTTTAATGTTTGTTTGCCAACAATGTAATACTGTACTGGGAgtgggagacaaagagagagagagagagagagagagagagagtgtgtgaaggTGGCCAGTGCTAGTATCAAATAGATTCTATTATCTCCCCCTGTCAGACACTCTCCATGTATGGTGTGAGCTTGGGAAGGTCAGATATTGGGGGGTGAGGTGGGGCGGGGGACACAATACAGGCATGTGTGTCGGTGTTGACATGTCCTCTAACATGGCCCAGTTACTGTGTGTACTGATCGGCAGGATCTGCCATGTGAAAGCTAAAAGGACAGTTTCTGAATTATTATGCGTCAACCCTGGAATAAACCCAGATATACAACACCCATGCCTTCCAATATTAGCAGACAGGATGCAGAGTAGTACATGTAAAAACATTTTATCTTTAAAGGTTTTACTATGATTATTTCATGGTTGTTGTTTTGGCCCATTTGAAAGCACTATGTAAGAtgatctgctaaatgactaacctTGTCAATGATATGCCTGTAAATCTATTCTAGAGACCTAATACATTCAAGATGGTATCAGTCTCACTTCTGACCATCTCCCAGTGGAATTTCTAAAGTAAGAATTCAGAGGTATAGGAGGATCATCTGTGTGGTCTGTGTAGAGAAATCCTGAACTTTGTACTGAAACCCCTGATGTTTGATAGGAAGAATCTGAGACCTACACAGACAAGGTGTTCTTTTTCCACTCCTAGTGAACTAAGATAGTCTATCttatattttacattacatttacatgttagtcatttagcagatgctcttatctagagtgacttacagttagtgcattcatcttaagatagctaggtgggacaaccacacatcagtcatagCAACTACGTTGTTCCTCAATAAATGAAGtaatcagcaaagtcagtgctagtaggaaaagacaagtgTGATTGTTAGTTCATATCTTAGTATAGTAAGACCTTTGATGCTGCGGTTTTACCTGCAGTAGCCACACTGTCTTGTTAGACCTATGAGAATGTAGGACACTCTCCCTGCGTTACGTATCAGAATCAGCTGATCGTACAAGGTTTAAATGATCAGATCAGCTTTCATACCTTCCCTCCACTTCGCCCTCTTCAATTTCACCATCAGTCCTATCTCCCCCCATCCGATAAGTGGAACAGCtgatggacagatagagagagggggggggaggaggaggagaagaggttgGAGAGAACAACATGAATCTGTATTAAATTACAGCCAGTCTGATATATAGGCCTTGACACTTACTGGACAACATAGGACAACataaaaatcttctaatggcTCTGCCAATCTTCTGGTTGACCTCTGGTCAGTTTCAGAGTAGCGATATAAGGGTTTATTAATGTGTTTTAATGTGAAAGATATAAAACTACCCAAATGTTTCCTGCCTGCTTTTGTCTCTTCAAAGAGTCTGGTCAAAAAGAAGGTATTGGAATGATATGAATATTTACAAGGCATAGGAATATTTAAAAGGCAATAAGTCAGCAATTACAGGATAATAATAAGGATAGTATTCTTAGAGGTGACCTTTTAGTGGGCAAGTTGAAGTACGGCTACAGTATTAGCTTTTAATGTAGAAATTACACATTTTTGTGTAGCTCTCCTAAGTCTTTAGTGTGTTTctgcggagggggggggggcggttAAAAGTGATTGacaagcctcccgggtggcgcagtggtctagggcactgcatcgcagtgctaactgcgccaccagagtctctgggttcgcgcccaggctctgtcgcagccggccgcgaccgggaggtccgtggggcgacgcacaattggcatagcgtcgtccgggttagggagggtttggccggtagggatatccttgtctcatcgcgctccagcgactcctgtggcgggccgggcgcagtgcgcgctaaccaagggggccaggtgcacggtgtttcctccgacacattggtgcggctggcttccgggttggaggcgcgctgtgttaagaagcagtgcggcttggttgggttgtgcttcggaggacgcatggctttcgaccttcgtctctcccgagcccgtacgggagttgtagcgatgagacaagatagtaattactagcgattggataccacgaaaattggggagaaaatgggataaaaaaaaaaagaaaaaaaagtgatTGACAGGTACAAATGACCACAGCTGGCATAGCGCCCCCCAGCTCCACCTCCCCCCAGCACTCCTGTCATGCGATTGGTGGTTAAGTAGAACTTATGGTGTAGTGGGCGGGTGGAAGCCGGCATTAAAACATGTGGCAGTTGTTGGACAATGTACCAGAGAATCAGATATGCAGTGACGGGGTAAGACTATCATCAATTCTCCTGTTGTGTCTGTGTCACCACTGTCACTTTTCATTGTGTGAGAATTTGTCACGTCACTGTGTGAACTCTTGCTGTTTATTTTTGGTACATTGAAGAAACGATGGATTGGAATGGATTTGGTACATTGATTAGATAATCATGATGATGTTGAAGGTATTAGTCTGGAATCAGTTTCGTGCTGAGTTGATTTTTCATTACAATTAAGTGTTTGTAGGTGCACTGTTTTGGCATAAGTGGTAAAGTATTGGATATTTGCCAGATACTCTTTTCCAAAGCATGCTGAATCCTGAATGAATACTCAAAAGGAATAGTATGCGTATCACAGTGAGCTGTACTGTAGGTATGGGTTTGTTGTGTGGATCTTTCTTAAGGTCCTCAAGTTTTGTACCAGCTGTGCAAATCTAAGCTGCCCAGCACCACTCAACCATAAGACATTTCCCAGGTGATATTGTAGACTCAAAGACTGAGAGAAAATGACTTTTATGAAGCCTGAGGTCTTTGTGCTTACATTAGAGATGATTCTATGGGCAGTCACACATTGTCAATGAATGTATGCTGTGAATCAAAAAGGTCTATTTTTTATGTAATTCATGAATAATCTTTTGATAGTAATTTATTATTTTGTTTCTTATAACAAGTGTCACCCACTATTACAATTTCAATATGGTTTATCCTACAGCTAGGTTGGATAGATACTATGACAATGTTATTTTGAATGATTATTGACTGATTCTCTTCTCTCAACCAATCACAGGGAGGCCCTGGCCAGGAGGCCGGCCCCGGCAGTGGTGACCCCACCCTCCCCCAGGTCTATGCCCAGCCTCCCTCATACCCTCCACCAGGACAAGCTCCTCCCACACCTGCAGGCAGACTTCCTCCCCTAGACTATAGTCCCGCCCACCCCAACTCAGAGTACCAGGAGCATCACCAGCTCAGAGTCTATCAGGGCCCGCAACACGAAGGGGCTGACACTCTGGCAGCCACTAGCACGGTAAGAACGACATGATAGACTGGAGGTGTGGGACTATAGAAGTAGTGTCCAggaaagatagagagacagagatactttGTAATCAAGATATGTAGCTACTGTATGTGTATATGGGGGAATCACATGTTGTTTGTAACATATTTCTAGGAGGGGATTTTATTCTAATCAACGACAACATGTCATACAAAGTTTGAGGAAATTCTTTGTCAATAACATGGAACACACACAGAGGACCCTGCTACTTCTATGTTTAGCTCCCCAACTCCACTCCTGTGCCCATGTAGGGGAATATCCTCTGACATCCAGCAGAGCAGATAGGGGCAGCTGAGAGGAGATTCATTTTTGAAAGTGaatcccccccatctctctctttccctctcccattTATCTGGAAATAGAGCAGCTAATCCCAAAGCCGTTAACATGCAGTATGTCTGTGTAAGATCATGCACCGGGTTACTGGTAGGGGGTCGGGGTAAAGAAAGTTGAGAAAGGAGAAGTTAAAAACACAACACAGTATTTAAATGTAGGAttat includes the following:
- the LOC120047735 gene encoding 40S ribosomal protein S9 isoform X1 gives rise to the protein MPVARSWVCRKTYVTPRRPFEKSRLDQELKLIGEYGLRNKREVWRVKFTLAKIRKAARELLTLDEKDPKRLFEGNALLRRLVRIGVLDEGKMKLDYILGLKVEDFLERRLQTQVFKLGLAKSIHHARVLIRQRHIRVRKQVVNIPSFVVRLDSQKHIDFSLRSPYGGGRPGRVKRKNAKKGQGGAGGADEEEED
- the LOC120047735 gene encoding 40S ribosomal protein S9 isoform X2 — translated: MPVARSWVCRKTYVTPRRPFEKSRLDQELKLIGEYGLRNKREVWRVKFTLAKIRKAARELLTLDEKDPKRLFEGNALLRRLVRIGVLDEGKMKLDYILGLKVEDFLERRLQTQVFKLGLAKSIHHARVLIRQRHIRANPAHRVGKQFQQGQCSNRLYTLSIRLLRAKREADCCCLIC